AAATTGTGATGGAGTTTCCTAGGCAACAAAAAGAACCCTATCTATCAATAGCAGATTATTTTTTAAGCGAGGAAGACAAATCCTGTGATATAATTGCATTCCAGGTAGTTACTTTAGGTGAAAAGCCTGTAGAGTATATGAAAAGTATATTTAGTAAAGATAAGTATAAAGAATATTATATGATGCATGGCCTGTTTGCTGAGTTAGCTGAGGCTTTAGCTGAGATGGTGCATAAGATTATAAGAGTAGAATTAAATATAGAAAATAAAGAGACAAAATATAATTATGCAGATTATTTATTTAATATGAAGTACAGAGGGAAAAGATATAGCTTTGGATATCCGTCCTGCCCTGATTTAAGAGGTAATCAGTTAATTGGAAAAATCTTACCCCTAGAAAAGATAGGGGTAAGTATAACTGAGGATTTTCAAATGATACCTGAATATACAACAAGTGCGTTTATAGTGCACAATGAAAGCGCAAAATATTTTACTCTTAAATAATATTTAACCTTTACTTTTAAATACTTTTAATTATTTTAAATATAAGAAATTTTGATAAGGAGGTGATTTAATGTCAA
The Deferribacterota bacterium genome window above contains:
- a CDS encoding vitamin B12 dependent-methionine synthase activation domain-containing protein, which translates into the protein KKEFEQYKRLIIKKELIEPKVAYGYFKCKSFGNFVKVYGNKEDVKIVMEFPRQQKEPYLSIADYFLSEEDKSCDIIAFQVVTLGEKPVEYMKSIFSKDKYKEYYMMHGLFAELAEALAEMVHKIIRVELNIENKETKYNYADYLFNMKYRGKRYSFGYPSCPDLRGNQLIGKILPLEKIGVSITEDFQMIPEYTTSAFIVHNESAKYFTLK